One Drosophila subobscura isolate 14011-0131.10 chromosome U, UCBerk_Dsub_1.0, whole genome shotgun sequence DNA window includes the following coding sequences:
- the LOC117901499 gene encoding phenoloxidase-activating factor 2-like, which yields MSALKRSLGLTIAYCLLLSVLVPCAVGLPRSFDDTDQYDDSNDPYGISFNTMSTPAAESSTVRNEDRFIDLSQSNQCGKSASGIVLRDPTLNTTYQSEYGEFPWMTAIYHNGHFIAAGTLIRLDVVLTSKESIQSIPLQELQVVAGAWDLRRSVEKYSKLNRSVIDVAVRGSLAMLFLSTPFFNPPSIQPVCLPLPGTVFTESDCKTIGWSQPDTVTSQSDILWFRKNVVMPREDCESQYDFQGNRSTLEPGFFCAVDVSNDTSPLNSGAGLFCINESTRNSVMAGMALTSRSWNFENRPALFANISHYVEWIQSELTEDETN from the exons atgagcGCTCTGAAGAGATCTCTGGGCTTGACCATTGCCTATTGTCTATTGCTTTCTGTACTTGTGCCATGTGCAGTCGGCTTACCAAGGTCTTTCGATGACACTGACCAATACGACGACAGCAACGACCCATATGGGATTTCTTTTAATACAATGTCAACCCCCGCAGCAGAATCGTCAACTGTGAGGAACGAG GATCGATTCATCGATCTCTCACAGTCCAACCAATGCGGTAAATCTGCCAGTGGTATTGTACTCAGAGATCCAACCCTCAATACGACGTATCAATCGGAGTACGGCGAATTCCCCTGGATGACAGCGATCTACCACAACGGTCACTTTATTGCCGCGGGCACGCTGATTCGACTGGATGTTGTCCTAACGTCAAAGGAGTCAATACAGAGCATACCGCTGCAGGAACTTCAAGTGGTCGCCGGCGCCTGGGACCTGCGACGCTCGGTGGAAAAGTATTCCAAGCTCAATCGCTCTGTGATTGATGTTGCAGTTCGTGGAAGTCTTGCCATGCTTTTTCTGAGCACGCCCTTCTTCAATCCGCCGAGCATTCAGCCAgtctgcctgccgctgccagggACTGTCTTTACCGAGAGCGACTGCAAGACGATAGGCTGGAGTCAGCCCGACACCGTCACCAGCCAGTCCGACATACTCTGGTTCAGAAAGAACGTTGTCATGCCACGAGAGGATTGCGAAAGCCAATACGATTTCCAGGGCAACAGGTCAACCCTGGAGCCCGGCTTCTTCTGCGCGGTGGATGTGTCCAACGATACTAGCCCTCTGAACAGTGGCGCTGGTCTTTTCTGTATAAATGAATCCACCAGAAATTCAGTTATGGCAGGCATGGCCCTCacaagcaggagctggaacTTCGAGAATCGGCCAGCTCTCTTTGCCAATATATCGCACTATGTGGAATGGATTCAGAGCGAATTGACTGAGGACGAGACGAACTAA